Proteins encoded within one genomic window of Streptomyces sp. NBC_01314:
- a CDS encoding TetR/AcrR family transcriptional regulator: MCPPVPWVCQGGGRVVSTGEVSQRSDAQRNRERILEVALAELSRSADVPLSAIAKKAGVGQGTFYRNFPNREALVLEVHRQGVQRLVDSAAELARTREPDEALREWMDGLARYATAKAGLADALRRATAATGGAPAKPGYPLLGAAIELLLKANHEAGTIRPGVTADDFVLAIAGIWQIDPQGDWQPRADRLFDLVMRGLRTGAPGRK; this comes from the coding sequence ATGTGTCCGCCAGTGCCGTGGGTGTGTCAGGGCGGAGGGCGAGTGGTGTCGACGGGTGAGGTGTCCCAGCGGTCCGACGCGCAGCGGAATCGTGAGCGCATCCTGGAGGTGGCGCTGGCGGAACTGTCCCGTTCCGCCGATGTGCCGCTCAGCGCGATCGCCAAGAAGGCGGGCGTCGGGCAGGGCACGTTCTACCGCAACTTCCCCAACCGCGAGGCGCTCGTCCTGGAGGTGCACCGTCAAGGGGTGCAGCGACTCGTCGACAGTGCGGCCGAGTTGGCGCGGACCCGGGAGCCCGACGAGGCCCTGCGGGAGTGGATGGACGGCCTCGCCCGCTACGCCACGGCCAAGGCGGGTCTGGCGGACGCGCTGCGCCGGGCCACCGCCGCGACGGGCGGGGCCCCGGCGAAACCCGGATACCCGCTCCTGGGCGCCGCGATCGAACTCCTCCTCAAAGCCAACCACGAAGCCGGCACCATCCGTCCGGGAGTGACCGCCGACGACTTCGTCCTCGCCATCGCAGGTATCTGGCAGATAGACCCGCAGGGAGACTGGCAACCCCGTGCGGACCGTCTCTTCGACCTCGTCATGCGCGGCCTGCGCACGGGAGCGCCCGGCCGGAAGTAA
- a CDS encoding SDR family oxidoreductase, with protein MTDPSKQTRPAEPTEPTDPTEPFEPTESTDPAIVVTGATGRLGGRVARLLAERGEAQRLLVRSPERAPKLSGATAVRGGFGDRDAVVRCLTGARTVFMVSASESADRVAQHQAFVDAAVEAGVGHLVYVSFFGAAPDATFTLARDHFHTEEHIRASGLTHTFLRDNLYAEIVPHLAGQDGVIRGPAGQGRAAFVSQDDIAEAAATVLTRPGDHAGTTYDLTGPESLTLDEAAAIVSEQLGRPVRYRPETIEEAYASRASYNAPPWQLDAWVSTYTAIATGELDGVSTAVPDLTGHPARSLADVLRTPQ; from the coding sequence ATGACCGACCCCTCGAAACAGACCCGCCCGGCCGAGCCCACCGAACCGACGGACCCGACCGAGCCCTTCGAACCGACCGAGTCGACCGACCCGGCGATCGTGGTCACCGGAGCCACGGGACGCCTCGGCGGGCGCGTCGCCCGCCTGCTGGCCGAACGGGGCGAGGCCCAGCGGCTGCTGGTACGCAGCCCCGAGCGCGCGCCGAAGCTGTCCGGCGCGACGGCGGTCCGGGGCGGCTTCGGCGACCGTGACGCCGTCGTGCGCTGCCTCACCGGTGCGCGGACCGTGTTCATGGTGTCCGCCTCCGAGAGCGCCGACCGGGTCGCCCAGCACCAGGCCTTCGTCGACGCCGCCGTGGAGGCAGGCGTCGGGCACCTGGTGTACGTGTCCTTCTTCGGCGCCGCGCCCGATGCCACCTTCACCCTCGCACGCGACCACTTCCACACCGAGGAGCACATCCGGGCGAGCGGCCTCACCCACACCTTCCTGCGCGACAACCTCTACGCGGAGATCGTCCCCCACCTGGCCGGGCAGGACGGTGTCATCCGGGGTCCCGCCGGGCAGGGGCGTGCCGCCTTCGTCTCCCAGGACGACATCGCCGAGGCCGCCGCGACGGTCCTGACCCGGCCCGGCGACCACGCCGGCACGACGTACGACCTGACCGGCCCCGAGTCGCTCACCCTGGACGAGGCAGCCGCCATCGTCTCCGAGCAGTTGGGGCGCCCGGTCCGCTACCGGCCCGAGACGATCGAGGAGGCGTACGCGTCCCGCGCCTCCTACAACGCCCCGCCCTGGCAGCTCGACGCCTGGGTCTCCACCTACACGGCCATCGCGACCGGTGAACTCGACGGCGTCAGCACCGCCGTCCCCGATCTCACCGGCCACCCCGCCCGCTCCCTCGCGGACGTCCTGCGGACCCCGCAGTGA